Sequence from the Cetobacterium somerae ATCC BAA-474 genome:
TAAATATGATAAATTTGATAAGATATGTTTTGAAGAATTCTTTTCTTTAAGCATATCTTTATTTAATTATCATTAAGTAAGAGTAAAAAAATTAAAGAAGAGGGGTGAAAGGATTTACTTTTAGCAATTTAATATAGAAAAATAAAGCTAAAAGTGTTATCTAAAAATGTTTTTAAATAAAAAATCATTGAATATTTTAAATCTGTTTTTAAGTTTAAAGAGATACAGTTATTCAGAGTTAGAAACAGTTCTAAAAATAAAGAAAAGATCAATAACAATGAATATAAATACAGTAAATAGTTTTTTACACAACCATAATATAAATGGAATACTGAAAGAGGATGAAATTTTTTATATCGACGAGAAAGAAATTTTAAAAATAAAAGATTTATTATCACATGCACCTTTTAGTCCTATTGAAAGAAGAGACTATATTTTATTAAAACTTTTTTTTACTAATAAAGTGATATTAAGTAATAGTTTTATTGAATTAGATATCACAAGAAGAACGTTAAACTATGATTTAGAAAGAATAAAAGAATATTTAATAAAGTATAACCTTAAATTAGAAAGTTTACCTTCAAAAGGAGTTTTTCTTATTGGAAATGAAATAGATATAAGATTTTTATTTGCAAGTTATTTAACTAAGTATTTTGTAGAAAGAGATAGTTGTCATAATTTATTTATTAATTTGATTAACAGCATTTTTTCTAAAAAAGAGGTAAGTCTAGCTAAAAAGATAGTTTTAAATCTAATAAATAAAATGAATATTTCCCTTCCACCAGAAGATTTTTTTAAAATTGTTTCAATAATTTTGATTCATTCATTTAGAGAGATTAATTTTCCATGTTCATACGAGAAATATAGAACTTCTCAGGTTTTATTAGAAAATAAATATTATAATAAAGTTATAAATTTTTTAAAAACTCATGGATTAGAGGAATTAAAAATATACGAATTAGATACAATAGCGGAACTTCTTTTATCATTAGATATTGAAAGATATACAATGAATATTGAGAATGAAGTAAATTTATTTCTAAAAAACCTTGAATTTAAATTAAATATAACTATTCCAAAAGAACAAGATTTTTTAATGCAAGTTTCTAATGCGATAAGAATAGGAAAGTTTAAAGCAGAATTAAATTTTTTAGAGCATAAAGAGCTACATAAATTAGATAGAGAATATAAAAAATACTATGTAGAAATAAATAATGTAATCAAAGAAATTATTCCTAAATTTTATTTAGAGGATATCATATATCTAACTATACTTATAAAAAATAGCGTAGATATGAGTGATTTAGAACATAAAAAACCAAAAAATATAGCAATAATAGATAACTCTTTTAATCATATCTATGGAAAAATGTTATTAAAATATATAAAAGGAAATTATTATGTAAACATTTTAAAGATATTGGATAATTATCAATTAAAAGATTTTTTAAAAAATGAAAATGAAATAGATTTCATATTAACTTTAAATGACA
This genomic interval carries:
- a CDS encoding helix-turn-helix domain-containing protein, with protein sequence MFLNKKSLNILNLFLSLKRYSYSELETVLKIKKRSITMNINTVNSFLHNHNINGILKEDEIFYIDEKEILKIKDLLSHAPFSPIERRDYILLKLFFTNKVILSNSFIELDITRRTLNYDLERIKEYLIKYNLKLESLPSKGVFLIGNEIDIRFLFASYLTKYFVERDSCHNLFINLINSIFSKKEVSLAKKIVLNLINKMNISLPPEDFFKIVSIILIHSFREINFPCSYEKYRTSQVLLENKYYNKVINFLKTHGLEELKIYELDTIAELLLSLDIERYTMNIENEVNLFLKNLEFKLNITIPKEQDFLMQVSNAIRIGKFKAELNFLEHKELHKLDREYKKYYVEINNVIKEIIPKFYLEDIIYLTILIKNSVDMSDLEHKKPKNIAIIDNSFNHIYGKMLLKYIKGNYYVNILKILDNYQLKDFLKNENEIDFILTLNDINIKKTKVPTIKMDFKYILNNVCELEKHGFLKK